A DNA window from Ignavibacteriales bacterium contains the following coding sequences:
- a CDS encoding VCBS repeat-containing protein, whose product MKLRYVFSLAVICILVSGTTNSSLFAQVSFAPAVDYVAGYIPMSVAIGDLNGDGKLDLAVANEGSGNVSVLLGNGDGTFQTAKNFNTGTYPRSVAIGDLNGDGFLDLAVANSSSGNVSVLLGDGTGSFGAATNFSAGVGPYSVAIADLNGDGSLDLAVANFSSLGPISVLLGNGDGTFLPAQNVSAGTRPISVATGYLNADGFLDLAVADYDYNGTVSVRLGNGDGTFLSAPDVSVGSYPFSVAIGDLNGDGFLDLAVANFSSNHVSVLLGYGDGTFQAAKNFSVPGGQRSVAIGDLNCDGKLDLAMARTAQYTSQNVYVLLGDGTGSFGTAMNFHCGKNSSSVAIDDLNKDGTLDLAVTNKMGGVSILLNKTVCPATQCVPPPSGMVGWWSGDNNTNDLSSNHNNGTLHGTAAYTSGKVSGAFDLSVGSPYVLAPSIDAQNFGTGDFSIDAWILNKDSTLFGTYSIIDKRTHDSSQLYVGYLFFLYEGHLSLQLADGIGNPSFSNYSVDPVDPNVSDGAWHFVSVTVDRDSLISFYIDGALVRTRSPLDRTGSLTNSGNVCIGSESFNPGSFFNGYLDEVELFNRVLTQDDISSIYNAGSAGKCKTPLPSTGSICGYKFNDANGNGILDSTETKIGNWIINYSGPVSGTIITDTTGNYCLTNLPTGTYTLCETLQVGWTPTTPTCQEVLVGAGQTVTVIFGNQPTPQGFCPGNILQNGDFTTGLMPGAMPSPGQVSNWISAYRTPDVAIDSGCGDIGFINMWGNKIVGEAIQQQLPSGGHIKKDHLYRIQLCYKWAPPNNNRPYPVSIKVRASVGPLLGPVGGIEMALTSPTYSTAWITSPQMTWVADNDYYYVTVSAENQSSVNHGDSTSTGQVDRICIEDLGTVPNGSICGTKFLDLDGDCERDTNETGLGGWLIKLDPLGYYATTDSGGYYCFSDVPQGNYTLSEVLKNGWIQTCPVSGSYSVTLLPGQYQTGFNFGNKLAAGVQDLTIQLAAGTARPGFEKQFAISYSNAGSVTVNSITVKFSLPADVNYVSSNPSGTYNSSTHSVTWNVGTLNPGNAGWITIVGQVKIVPLGTTLTSCATIEPAIEDVAPQNNTACETQVVRGSWDPNDKAVAPTGVGSSHIVSNNDVLTYQIRFQNTGTDTAFTIVIGDILDQNLDLSTLQTGASSHPYTYQIVNGRELWFTFSNILLPDSNVNEPGSHGFVWFQVAPKSSLPNGTNISNSASIYFDFNFPVLTNTVSNCIGTITTINVQQRWNMVSVPVLVSDFSKSALFPTAASNAFAYEGGYLMKDTLERGKGYWLKFDEPQTIQIDGIIEFPDCTMTVMKGWNMIGSTSRPIPRSDIILYPESLAVSKFFGYHNSYYVSDTIQPGSAYWVKANLDGIIALKESMETRTSHQAKILFTDELPPPPPDEGILAFPGKELPKKFTLGQNYPNPFNPTTVIQYELPVQSHVTLSVYNIMGQRVAVLVDQVQDAGYREATFDGSKFSSGVYFYRLQAGSFIDTKKLLLLK is encoded by the coding sequence ATGAAGCTACGTTACGTTTTTTCACTCGCTGTCATCTGCATTCTCGTAAGTGGCACGACTAACTCTTCGCTGTTTGCACAAGTCAGCTTCGCACCAGCGGTAGATTACGTTGCGGGATACATCCCAATGTCAGTGGCAATCGGGGATCTAAATGGAGACGGAAAGTTAGACCTTGCTGTAGCAAATGAAGGCAGCGGTAACGTCTCCGTGCTATTAGGAAACGGAGATGGCACATTTCAGACGGCGAAAAATTTCAATACAGGAACGTATCCACGCTCAGTGGCAATCGGGGATCTGAATGGAGACGGCTTCTTAGACCTTGCTGTAGCAAATTCAAGCAGCGGTAACGTCTCCGTGCTGTTAGGAGACGGGACTGGCTCATTTGGAGCGGCAACAAATTTCAGCGCTGGAGTAGGTCCTTACTCAGTGGCAATCGCTGATCTGAATGGAGACGGCTCCTTAGACCTTGCCGTGGCAAATTTTAGTAGCCTCGGCCCCATCTCTGTGTTATTGGGAAACGGAGATGGCACATTCCTGCCAGCACAAAATGTCAGCGCGGGAACAAGGCCAATCTCGGTGGCAACCGGATACCTGAACGCAGACGGCTTCTTAGACCTTGCCGTGGCAGATTATGATTACAACGGCACCGTCTCTGTGCGGTTGGGAAACGGAGATGGCACATTCTTGTCAGCACCAGATGTCAGTGTGGGATCATACCCTTTCTCAGTGGCAATCGGGGATCTGAATGGAGACGGTTTTTTAGACCTTGCCGTGGCAAATTTTAGCAGCAATCACGTCTCTGTTCTGTTGGGATATGGGGACGGCACATTTCAGGCGGCAAAAAATTTCAGTGTACCAGGAGGTCAACGCTCAGTTGCAATCGGCGATCTGAATTGTGACGGAAAGTTAGACCTTGCCATGGCAAGGACAGCCCAATATACCAGCCAAAATGTCTATGTGCTTTTGGGAGATGGAACTGGCTCATTCGGTACGGCGATGAATTTCCACTGTGGGAAAAATTCTTCGTCTGTCGCAATCGATGATCTGAACAAGGATGGAACGTTAGACCTTGCCGTAACAAATAAGATGGGCGGAGTTTCGATCCTCCTGAACAAGACGGTCTGCCCTGCAACTCAATGCGTACCGCCTCCTTCAGGCATGGTCGGCTGGTGGTCCGGCGATAACAACACCAATGATCTTTCTTCAAATCATAATAACGGTACACTCCATGGAACTGCCGCATATACGAGTGGAAAAGTCAGTGGGGCGTTCGACCTTTCGGTAGGCAGTCCGTATGTTTTGGCACCATCTATTGATGCGCAGAATTTTGGGACGGGAGATTTTTCGATTGATGCCTGGATCCTGAATAAAGATAGTACTCTCTTTGGTACATATTCCATTATAGATAAACGTACGCACGATAGTTCTCAACTGTATGTGGGCTATTTGTTCTTTCTGTATGAGGGACACCTATCATTACAGTTAGCCGATGGTATTGGGAATCCTTCCTTCTCGAATTATAGTGTAGACCCAGTTGATCCGAACGTATCCGATGGTGCCTGGCACTTTGTCAGCGTAACGGTAGATCGAGACAGTCTCATTTCGTTTTATATTGATGGCGCCTTAGTCAGGACGCGAAGCCCGCTCGATCGGACCGGCTCCCTCACTAATTCAGGTAATGTATGCATCGGCTCTGAATCGTTTAACCCGGGATCGTTCTTCAATGGATATTTGGATGAGGTTGAGTTGTTTAATCGTGTTCTCACGCAGGATGATATTTCGAGTATCTACAACGCCGGGAGTGCAGGGAAGTGCAAAACACCACTGCCTTCGACCGGCTCCATCTGCGGCTATAAGTTCAATGATGCAAATGGTAACGGTATACTTGATTCCACGGAAACAAAAATTGGCAACTGGATTATCAATTATTCTGGACCTGTATCAGGTACCATCATTACCGATACAACAGGAAATTACTGCTTGACGAATCTACCCACAGGCACATACACATTGTGTGAAACTCTTCAAGTAGGGTGGACACCGACAACTCCCACGTGTCAAGAAGTTCTAGTTGGTGCTGGACAAACCGTGACTGTTATTTTCGGAAATCAACCTACTCCGCAGGGATTCTGTCCTGGAAATATTCTTCAAAATGGTGACTTTACCACGGGATTAATGCCAGGAGCCATGCCCTCTCCGGGCCAGGTAAGCAACTGGATAAGTGCATACCGTACACCTGATGTAGCCATTGATAGCGGATGCGGAGATATCGGTTTCATTAATATGTGGGGAAATAAAATTGTTGGAGAAGCAATCCAGCAACAACTACCGTCGGGCGGACATATTAAGAAAGACCACTTGTACAGAATTCAACTCTGTTACAAATGGGCTCCGCCAAATAATAATCGTCCCTATCCTGTTTCAATTAAAGTCCGTGCATCCGTCGGACCACTGCTGGGACCTGTAGGTGGAATTGAAATGGCACTCACATCGCCGACATATTCTACCGCATGGATTACTTCACCCCAAATGACTTGGGTTGCAGATAACGATTATTACTATGTCACTGTAAGTGCAGAGAATCAGTCTTCGGTTAACCATGGTGATTCAACTTCTACAGGTCAGGTAGATAGAATTTGTATTGAAGACCTTGGAACAGTACCTAATGGAAGTATTTGCGGAACAAAGTTTCTCGACCTCGATGGAGATTGTGAGCGGGACACTAATGAAACAGGTCTCGGCGGCTGGTTGATTAAACTCGACCCATTGGGTTACTATGCAACAACGGATTCCGGTGGATACTATTGCTTTTCAGACGTGCCACAGGGCAATTATACACTAAGCGAAGTGTTGAAAAATGGATGGATACAAACATGTCCCGTTTCTGGAAGTTATAGTGTAACATTGCTTCCGGGTCAATATCAAACAGGATTCAATTTCGGCAATAAGCTCGCAGCGGGTGTACAAGACCTGACAATTCAACTTGCAGCAGGAACTGCTAGACCTGGATTTGAGAAACAGTTTGCTATCTCATATTCGAATGCCGGCTCGGTTACTGTCAACTCAATTACGGTAAAATTCTCATTGCCAGCGGATGTGAATTATGTTTCAAGCAATCCCTCTGGTACTTACAATTCAAGCACGCACTCTGTTACATGGAACGTAGGTACGTTAAATCCGGGTAATGCTGGATGGATTACTATTGTTGGACAGGTGAAAATCGTACCACTGGGCACAACGCTGACAAGCTGTGCAACAATCGAGCCCGCAATAGAAGATGTTGCGCCACAGAATAATACTGCATGTGAAACACAAGTTGTCCGAGGATCATGGGATCCAAACGACAAAGCCGTTGCACCGACAGGAGTTGGCTCCAGCCACATTGTAAGTAACAATGATGTATTAACATATCAGATTCGATTTCAGAACACTGGTACTGATACTGCATTTACCATTGTCATCGGAGATATACTTGACCAAAATCTTGACCTCAGTACTTTACAAACTGGCGCAAGCAGTCATCCATACACTTATCAAATTGTTAACGGCAGAGAGTTGTGGTTTACGTTTAGTAATATTCTATTACCCGACAGCAATGTCAATGAACCCGGCAGTCATGGATTTGTATGGTTCCAGGTTGCACCGAAATCGTCGCTACCAAATGGCACCAACATTTCTAATAGCGCTTCAATCTATTTTGATTTCAATTTTCCTGTTCTAACCAACACTGTTTCCAACTGCATCGGAACTATAACGACAATTAACGTTCAACAGCGGTGGAACATGGTCTCTGTTCCTGTTCTTGTATCGGATTTTAGTAAGTCAGCACTCTTTCCAACGGCAGCGAGCAACGCCTTTGCTTATGAAGGCGGTTACCTTATGAAAGATACGCTTGAAAGAGGCAAAGGGTACTGGTTGAAATTTGATGAACCACAAACTATTCAAATAGACGGAATTATTGAATTCCCTGATTGTACTATGACTGTTATGAAGGGATGGAACATGATTGGCTCAACAAGTCGCCCGATACCGAGATCGGATATTATTCTTTATCCTGAGTCTTTAGCGGTATCAAAATTTTTTGGTTATCACAACAGTTATTATGTGTCAGACACGATTCAACCAGGTAGTGCATATTGGGTCAAGGCAAATCTAGACGGAATAATAGCATTAAAAGAAAGCATGGAGACGAGGACATCCCATCAGGCTAAAATATTGTTTACCGATGAATTGCCGCCGCCGCCGCCGGATGAAGGAATACTTGCATTCCCGGGAAAGGAACTCCCAAAGAAATTTACATTGGGACAGAACTATCCGAATCCGTTTAATCCAACAACCGTTATTCAGTATGAGTTACCTGTACAATCGCATGTTACTTTGAGCGTATACAATATAATGGGTCAGCGTGTTGCGGTACTCGTTGATCAGGTGCAAGATGCCGGATATCGTGAAGCAACCTTCGATGGAAGTAAATTCTCCAGCGGTGTTTACTTCTATCGTTTGCAAGCAGGATCATTTATCGACACAAAGAAATTATTGCTTCTGAAATGA
- a CDS encoding response regulator transcription factor: protein MSFIYYHDRIKDLLTDIFKMQATTKTNIPKRLTDKLKLAIEKRDKLNKINLDFKLSNRELDTLQLLTEGLSNEEIAIKLFVSLNTVKTHLKNIYLKLEVNSRQKAIEKVKELNLV from the coding sequence ATGTCATTTATTTATTACCATGACAGAATAAAAGATTTATTAACAGACATATTTAAAATGCAGGCTACTACAAAAACAAATATTCCTAAGAGATTAACCGATAAACTTAAGCTTGCAATTGAAAAAAGAGATAAACTTAACAAAATCAATTTAGATTTCAAATTAAGCAACCGCGAGCTCGACACACTACAACTACTTACCGAAGGTTTATCGAACGAGGAAATAGCGATTAAGCTTTTTGTTTCCCTGAATACAGTTAAAACACATTTAAAGAACATCTACCTTAAACTTGAGGTAAACAGTCGCCAAAAAGCCATTGAGAAAGTGAAAGAGCTAAATTTAGTCTAA
- a CDS encoding putative Ig domain-containing protein, giving the protein MKIIIQSLLFILVMVVTSLPVCTQGVTTDSLYWEQTPPGDSAIVFAPGIISLSNRRETKIVFSPGGLECLISVGENNQFKILYSNRYSGHWLEPAPASFIPFNHSPIEPFFTPDSLHIFYTNGADIYMCTKVNQVWSTPVRLNAPVNTKSEEYHPTVTFDGTLYFCSTRDGSPPDLFRSKYESGNYTTVEKLDKVINMPHHAWDPFIAPDESYIIFTSIRSDGYGQEDQYISYNKNGRWTNPKNLGTKINTNKIEWGSYIGPDNKYYFFSRPNGWGPNIAADIYWVSASFIEILKHTNFDPYLNYQIPDQSFQVGHQCSYRVPDSTFIDDDGNNTLTYSATLSNGNPLPTWLSFDPTTLTFSGTPTQVTNISIKVIATDNADASVFCSFIIDASWGNTIVLSTIGAAYKQNFDTLASSGTSSTMPTGWIFTETGSNANTTYTAGNGSENVGETYSFGSTSTTERALGSLVSDSLFSFYGASFTNTTGSTINSLTIAYAGEEWRLGATGRADTIQFQLSTDATSLIEGTYSNYSFFDFATPTTNGTIGALDGNSSTNRRIIIGSINGLNITNGSTFFLRWIDKDVPGPDDGLAVDDFSLTPLTLNPTVIGRAEPSTAFVGNTTLFIGAVTPGTNPTSTSLSVIGDLSSIGGSSTQQFYDDGTHGDVTTSDNIFSFQASILTGTLIGLKQIPITVSDAQLRSGVDTIDVTVAVCPTITLTPSVLLNGIQYKSYNQTISASGGTSPYSYSVTAGTLPSGITLASNGNLSGTPSVKGQFIFTVTATDLNSCVGSREYTFTIDCPAITLTPTTLPKDTVGKLYSQTITASGGTSPYSYSITTGTLPTGITLASNGNLSGTPTVKGQFIFTVTAIDLNSCVGSRGYTLTIDCPTITLSPTTLPKDTVGKIYSQVITATGGTPPYSFNIIGGNLPDGLSLNSDGTISGTLSKADKFNFTIIAIDANGCTSTSVYIVTVDRAEEIVEIPLSAKWNLVSNPVGVINDSVSFLFPGTISGASEYTISGYQISARLINGTGYWMKFASPETVLVEGSPRYEDTIDVMDGWNIIGSLTRGISVSSITGVGTSIKSDFFGYGEGYNMTDSIIPGKGYWVKVNPEGKLHLLWSSSPIAAAVRSSRLPELTNNMSEIIFENQAGQKRSLYFGLRNEEIESKFDLPPTPPEGIFDVRFKSQRFAETYTSHVSKQLQYPIQISGAGSPVDIRWNSAFVTDHIVRLQIQESGKKLRNVKLTGNGEIKIDDPDNTKLTLVLSDRNEIPTEYKLHQNYPNPFNPTTTIEFEIPKAGRYKLYLYNALGQLVKEIADKEYDAGYCKETFNAAGMSSGVYTYRLTGNDVSIVHKMVILR; this is encoded by the coding sequence ATGAAAATAATAATTCAATCTTTACTTTTCATTTTAGTAATGGTGGTAACATCGTTGCCAGTATGTACACAGGGAGTTACAACTGATAGTTTATATTGGGAGCAAACCCCTCCGGGTGATTCCGCAATCGTTTTTGCACCCGGAATCATATCTCTTTCTAATAGAAGAGAAACAAAGATAGTTTTTTCTCCGGGTGGTTTGGAATGTTTAATTTCAGTAGGTGAAAATAATCAATTTAAAATATTATATTCAAATCGTTATAGTGGTCACTGGTTAGAACCGGCACCAGCGAGTTTTATTCCATTCAATCATTCTCCCATAGAACCCTTTTTTACCCCTGATAGTCTTCACATTTTCTATACCAACGGTGCAGATATTTATATGTGTACAAAAGTAAATCAAGTTTGGTCAACTCCCGTCAGACTTAATGCACCTGTCAATACAAAATCTGAAGAGTACCATCCAACGGTTACTTTTGATGGGACGCTTTATTTTTGTTCAACGCGGGATGGCTCCCCCCCTGACTTATTTCGTTCGAAATATGAGAGTGGAAATTACACCACGGTTGAAAAACTTGATAAAGTTATTAACATGCCTCACCATGCATGGGATCCTTTTATTGCACCTGATGAAAGTTATATCATTTTTACTTCAATTCGTTCGGACGGCTACGGACAGGAAGATCAATACATAAGCTATAATAAAAATGGTCGTTGGACTAATCCTAAAAACTTAGGAACAAAAATAAATACCAATAAAATAGAATGGGGTTCTTACATAGGTCCAGATAATAAATATTATTTTTTCAGCAGGCCCAATGGTTGGGGACCAAATATCGCGGCAGATATTTATTGGGTAAGTGCAAGTTTTATAGAGATTTTGAAACATACGAATTTTGATCCTTACCTAAATTATCAGATTCCTGATCAGTCATTTCAAGTTGGACATCAATGCAGTTATAGAGTGCCGGACAGCACTTTTATAGATGACGATGGAAATAATACTCTTACATACTCAGCAACCTTGAGTAATGGAAATCCATTACCAACATGGTTGTCTTTTGATCCTACAACGCTAACTTTTAGCGGTACTCCAACGCAGGTAACTAACATTAGCATAAAAGTGATTGCAACTGATAATGCTGATGCCAGTGTTTTCTGTTCATTTATAATCGATGCAAGTTGGGGTAACACTATCGTTCTTTCAACGATTGGGGCAGCGTATAAACAAAATTTTGATACGTTGGCAAGTAGTGGAACATCGAGTACCATGCCGACAGGTTGGATATTTACCGAAACCGGATCAAATGCCAATACAACCTACACAGCAGGAAATGGTTCGGAAAATGTGGGAGAAACATACAGTTTTGGTTCAACATCAACTACCGAAAGAGCATTGGGCAGTTTGGTGAGTGATAGTTTATTTTCTTTTTATGGAGCAAGTTTTACAAATACTACCGGTAGCACGATTAATTCACTCACGATTGCTTACGCTGGTGAAGAGTGGCGGCTGGGTGCGACTGGCAGGGCTGATACTATTCAATTTCAATTATCAACCGATGCAACCAGCTTGATTGAAGGAACTTATTCGAATTATTCTTTTTTTGATTTTGCCACACCTACAACAAACGGAACAATTGGTGCATTAGATGGGAATTCCTCCACCAATCGGAGAATAATTATCGGCTCAATAAACGGACTAAATATTACAAATGGATCAACATTTTTTCTCAGATGGATTGATAAAGATGTACCTGGTCCAGATGACGGGCTTGCAGTCGATGATTTCTCACTTACACCATTAACACTAAATCCGACGGTTATTGGAAGGGCAGAGCCATCGACGGCTTTTGTGGGAAATACTACTTTATTTATCGGCGCAGTTACTCCCGGCACCAATCCTACAAGTACCAGTTTAAGCGTAATAGGTGATCTGTCTTCGATCGGTGGAAGCAGTACACAACAATTTTATGATGACGGTACACATGGAGACGTAACGACCAGTGATAATATATTTAGTTTCCAAGCATCCATTCTAACAGGAACATTAATTGGCTTAAAACAGATACCTATTACCGTTTCCGATGCACAATTAAGGTCCGGGGTTGATACTATCGATGTAACCGTTGCCGTTTGTCCGACTATTACATTAACACCTTCGGTGTTATTGAACGGTATTCAATACAAATCATATAATCAAACAATATCTGCAAGCGGCGGCACATCTCCATATTCATATTCAGTAACTGCCGGAACACTGCCAAGCGGGATTACGCTCGCATCGAACGGAAATCTTTCCGGTACACCATCAGTCAAAGGACAGTTTATCTTTACTGTCACTGCCACAGATTTGAATTCATGCGTTGGAAGCAGGGAATATACATTCACGATCGATTGTCCCGCCATAACCCTTACTCCAACAACATTGCCAAAGGATACTGTTGGAAAGTTGTATTCACAAACTATTACCGCAAGCGGCGGCACATCTCCATATTCATATTCAATAACTACCGGAACACTGCCAACCGGGATTACGCTCGCATCGAATGGAAACCTTTCCGGTACACCAACAGTTAAAGGACAGTTTATTTTCACTGTAACTGCCATAGATTTGAATTCATGTGTTGGAAGTCGAGGATACACATTAACGATCGATTGTCCCACAATAACTCTTTCGCCAACGACACTGCCGAAAGATACTGTTGGAAAAATATATTCACAAGTTATCACAGCAACTGGCGGTACACCTCCGTATTCATTTAACATCATTGGTGGTAATCTGCCGGATGGATTGTCGTTAAATTCGGATGGGACAATTTCGGGAACATTATCCAAAGCAGACAAATTTAATTTCACAATCATTGCAATTGATGCAAATGGTTGTACATCTACTTCAGTGTACATAGTAACGGTAGATCGAGCGGAAGAAATTGTGGAAATTCCATTATCGGCGAAATGGAATCTTGTTTCAAATCCGGTCGGCGTTATCAATGATTCCGTCTCATTTCTTTTCCCCGGAACTATCTCTGGTGCTTCAGAATATACTATAAGTGGATATCAAATATCTGCACGATTAATAAATGGAACGGGGTATTGGATGAAATTTGCTTCCCCCGAAACTGTCCTTGTTGAAGGTAGTCCACGATATGAAGATACAATTGACGTAATGGATGGATGGAACATCATCGGTTCGCTGACTCGAGGAATCAGCGTTTCATCTATTACCGGTGTGGGAACATCGATCAAATCTGATTTCTTCGGATACGGTGAAGGTTATAATATGACCGATTCGATAATTCCCGGAAAAGGTTATTGGGTTAAAGTGAATCCGGAAGGGAAATTGCATCTCTTATGGTCGTCATCTCCGATTGCAGCAGCAGTCCGGTCAAGTCGGTTGCCTGAACTGACGAATAATATGAGTGAAATTATTTTCGAAAATCAAGCGGGGCAAAAACGCTCGCTCTATTTTGGCCTACGGAATGAAGAAATAGAATCGAAGTTTGATTTGCCGCCAACTCCGCCGGAAGGTATTTTCGACGTCCGTTTTAAATCTCAGCGATTTGCCGAAACATATACTTCGCATGTGAGTAAACAATTGCAATATCCGATTCAAATAAGCGGTGCAGGTTCTCCCGTAGATATCAGGTGGAATTCTGCATTCGTTACCGATCATATTGTGAGATTGCAGATTCAGGAGTCCGGCAAAAAGTTAAGGAATGTAAAACTGACTGGAAACGGAGAAATTAAAATTGATGACCCTGACAACACGAAACTCACATTGGTATTATCCGATCGGAATGAAATCCCAACGGAATATAAATTACATCAGAATTATCCAAATCCGTTCAACCCGACAACGACAATCGAATTTGAAATTCCGAAAGCGGGAAGATATAAGTTGTATTTATATAATGCACTCGGTCAGCTTGTAAAAGAGATTGCAGACAAAGAATATGACGCCGGATACTGCAAAGAAACATTCAACGCAGCCGGGATGTCGAGTGGAGTGTACACATACCGGCTGACGGGCAATGATGTAAGTATAGTGCACAAGATGGTAATTCTACGTTAA